One region of Gossypium raimondii isolate GPD5lz chromosome 6, ASM2569854v1, whole genome shotgun sequence genomic DNA includes:
- the LOC105772290 gene encoding phosphoglycerate mutase-like protein 1, translating into MQKMKTTAAQFTYPWQLCKTVHLVRHGQAMHNVEGDINREALLSPHLFDAQLSPLGLHQVGKLREDVHASGLLKRIELVVTSPLYRTMQTAFGVFGSTESNEDAGVNHPQIMAVELCRDRMGVRPCDMRRRVSECQALFPSIDFSMASSFNHKMLI; encoded by the exons ATGCAGAAAATGAAGACCACAGCAGCTCAATTTACATACCCATGGCAGCTTtgcaaaactgtccacctg gtgAGGCATGGACAAGCCATGCATAATGTAGAAGGAGACATTAATCGTGAAGCACTGTTGTCCCCTCACCTATTTGATGCCCAGCTTTCCCCACTGGGCCTGCACCAG gTTGGTAAACTGCGGGAGGATGTTCATGCTAGTGGTCTACTTAAGAGGATTGAGTTGGTCGTAACTTCCCCCTTATACAG GACCATGCAAACTGCTTTTGGAGTATTCGGTAGTACTGAAAGCAACGAAGATGCAGGTGTCAATCACCCCCAAATTATGGCAGTTGAGCTTTGTCGAGACCGCATG GGTGTTCGTCCTTGTGATATGAGGAGAAGGGTCAGCGAGTGTCAGGCTCTTTTCCCTTCCATTGATTTTTCAATGGCAAGTTCCTTTAACCATAAGATGCTGATATAG
- the LOC128041897 gene encoding phosphoglycerate mutase-like protein 1, with product MDGEDDSLWNPHVRESEEEMAARMVLFIKWLWTRPEQEIVIVSHGIMLQHILNVLENDCHPTVRTDLCKRFGNCELRSVLIVDKSLKVADSQLCSPRNAAKENVLREEVSV from the exons ATGGATGGTGAAGATGACAGCTTGTGGAATCCACACGTTCGAGAGTCCGAAGAGGAAATGGCTGCTCGAATGGttctttttataaaatg GCTATGGACAAGGCCAGAGCAAGAGATTGTGATTGTGAGTCATGGCATAATGCTTCAACATATACTAAATGTACTTGAAAACGACTGTCATCCTACAGTTAGAACAGATTTATGCAAACG CTTCGGCAATTGTGAGCTCCGTTCCGTGCTCATTGTCGACAAAAG CTTGAAGGTAGCGGATTCACAGCTTTGCTCACCAAGAAATGCTGCAAAAGAGAATGTGTTAAGAGAGGAAGTTTCCGTCTGA